The Equus quagga isolate Etosha38 chromosome 12, UCLA_HA_Equagga_1.0, whole genome shotgun sequence genome includes a region encoding these proteins:
- the MAPRE1 gene encoding microtubule-associated protein RP/EB family member 1, with the protein MAVNVYSTSVTSDNLSRHDMLAWINESLQLNLTKIEQLCSGAAYCQFMDMLFPGSVALKKVKFQAKLEHEYIQNFKILQAGFKRMGVDKIIPVDKLVKGKFQDNFEFVQWFKKFFDANYDGKDYDPVAARQGQETAVAPSLVAPALNKPKKPLSSSSAAPQRPIAAHRTTATPKAGPGVVRKNPGVGNGDDEAAELMQQVNVLKLTVEDLEKERDFYFGKLRNIELICQENEGENNPVLQRIVDILYATDEGFVIPDEGGPQEEQEEY; encoded by the exons ATGGCAGTGAACGTGTACTCAACGTCAGTCACCAGTGATAACCTAAGTCGACATGACATGCTGGCCTGGATCAATGAGTCTCTGCAGTTGAATCTGACAAAGATTGAACAATTGTGCTCAG GGGCTGCCTATTGTCAGTTTATGGACATGCTGTTCCCTGGCTCTGTTGCCTTGAAGAAAGTGAAGTTCCAAGCAAAGCTTGAACACGAGTACATCCAGAACTTCAAAATCCTGCAGGCAGGTTTTAAGAGGATGGGTGTTGACAAA ATAATTCCTGTGGACAAATTAGTAAAAGGAAAGTTTCAGGATAATTTTGAATTCGTTCAGTGGTTCAAGAAGTTTTTTGATGCAAACTATGATGGAAAAGACTATGACCCTGTAGCTGCCAGACAAGGTCAAGAAACCGCAGTGGCTCCCTCCCTTGTTGCTCCAGCTCTGAACAAACCGAAGAAACCTCTCAGCTCTAGCAGTGcag cTCCACAGAGGCCCATTGCAGCACACAGAACTACAGCAACCCCTAAGGCTGGCCCGGGTGTGGTGCGAAAGAATCCTGGTGTGGGCAACGGGGATGACGAGGCAGCCGAACTGATGCAGCAG GTCAACGTATTGAAACTTACCGTCGAAGacttggagaaagagagagatttctacTTTGGAAAGCTAAGGAACATTGAATTGATATGCCAGGAGAACGAGGGGGAAAACAACCCTGTGTTACAGAGGATTGTGGACATTCTCTATGCCACAGAT gAAGGCTTTGTGATACCGGATGAAGGGGGCCCACAGGAGGAACAAGAAGAGTATTAA